In Bacteroidales bacterium, the sequence GAATTTTCCTGATCTTATTATGAATGGCAGGAGTTAAGGCTGCATGCTGAAATAAAAGCTCTATCTGAGCCAGAATAAGGGTTACCGGCGTGCGAAATTCATGAGCTATGTTGGTGAAAAACCTCAGTTTCGACTGATTCAATTCTTCAATGCGCTGTTTTTCCTTTCGCTCAAAAGCAAGAGAGGCTTTAAGAATAGCACGCGAGCGGTAAAATAACAGAACAGCAGTGACAATGCCTGAAAGAACAAGAATATATGCTATGTAAGCCAGAGAAGAAGCATACCAGGGAGGACGTATCGTAATTCCCAGCTGTGCCTGGTGGTTCCCACGAAAATTTCCGGTATTGACCTCCCGCACTTTCAGAGTATAGTTCCCAGGAGGAATATTTGTATAGGTTACTGAATGATCATTAGCACGAATCCATTCTTTGTCAAACCCCTCAAGAATGTATTCATAATCATTTTGCAGATGCGGAATATAATTTGAAGAGGCAAACTCCACAATCAGGTTTGACTGATTATGCCGAAGTTTTATTGACTGAACAAACGGGATGGCTTCTTTAAGAATATTGCCCGGGCTTCCGGGCACTACCAGCCGGTTGTTGATATAAATTTTCGAAAAATACAGAGTATAATCCGTCACAAAAGGTTCTATCGATTTTTCACTGAACGATACCATTCCATCAATTCCCGCCACAAAAATTTGCCTGTCGGATGTAACAAACAAACCATTCTCCTCGAGAAATCCTGACAATGGAAATCCTTTTCTTGCGAGTAAATGTTGTGCCTCGTTTCGGTCAACATCAAAAAGAGTTATTCCTTTATTTGTGGTGATGATCAGCCGGCCTGAAGGAGTTTCAGCCAGGTTATAGCAAAAGTTGCTCAGCAAATGGTTTTTCTCTTCATCAAAATGAAGAAATGTGCCCGTTTTCTCGATATACTGGATCAATCCACTCCCTTCGGTAGTCATAAAAATCCTGCCTCTGCTGTCTTCCATCATCCGGGTAATCCTGTAACGAGAATACGGCAAGGTATCGTCGGGGGTATATGCATATTTTTCAAGAAGGTTCTTATGAAAATCGTATCGGTAAAGCGTATTGGCCAGTTGCGATAACCACATTCTTCCTTTTGAATCAATGAGAATGCAGTTAAAAATCATGCCAAAGGGATTTTCTCCTGTTGCAAGAGGGGGTTCGAAACGGCTAACTTTTTCTGAATCCGGGTCAAAAACCACCAAACCACCCTGCGTTGCCAGGTATAGCTTGCCCTCATACAAAGCCATACCCCCTATAACGTCGTTAGGAAGAGTGTTTGGCTGGCCGGGTATATGACGATATGTTGTAAATACAAGGGTAGCAGGATTAAGTACCGACAATCCTCCGGTATGTGTTCCAATATATAGTTTCTTCCGTTTCTGATCAAAGACAATCGATTTCAGGTTGTTATGCGCCAAACTTCCTGGTTTTTCGCCGGAATAAAATCTCTTTATCTCCCCGGTACGCCGGTTCAGGCAATTGAGTCCTCCTCCCTCGGTACATATCCATAAATTCCCCTTATCATCTTCAGTAATATTACCGATAATCGGATAGCTTAATTGCGACGGGGACTGCCCATAGCTGTAAAACGTAAAAACATCCTTTTCTGGGTTAAAGAAGTTGACACCCCCATAATAGGTACCAACCCACATAGTTCCCTGCCTGTCACGAACAATACAATAAATTGAAGCATGGCTCAGCGTAAACGGAATATTTTCAACCGGCACATAATGATCCGTTTCACCCCGGCCGGGATGATACCGTATAATCCCGTTAAACGTCCCCATCCATATATTCCCCGATTCATCTTCCTCAAAACATCGTACATCATTTCTTAACAGGTCAACGGGAACAGGAACAGCTGTTCCCGTTGAAGAATTAATGAGATAAACTCCATCATTTCTCGTACCTGCCCAAATTCTTCCTTTGCTGTCAGAAAAAACACTTGATACGTAATTTCCTTCCAAAAACACATGCAGAAGTTCTCCTTCCCCGCTGAAATGAAGCAGCCCGTTTTTCCCGGCCAGGAAAAATCCGGTTCCCGGCAAATACATCATTTGCCGCACAGGCAAAAACCGGGAATCAAAAACCGCAATGCTCCTGTTTTTACCTGATGCCGGGTCAAAATGAAATAAGTGATTGTTTACGATATAATACAACTGCCCTGCCTTATAATGCATTACATCAACGTCCTTATCGACCAGTACCGAAAAAATCTGCTTCCTTATATCATATCGAATGATGGTTTTATCGGCAAGAATGAACAGATTCCCTTTACCATCGCCCGAAATCTCCCAGATAACATGATTAACAAGATGTGGGGGCGCCGGAATTATGGGGATGTGCTCAATAGTGTTCCCATCATACCTGTTAATCCCAAGACGGGTACCAAACCAGAGCGTTCCAGTTTCATCCTGATAAACAGAATAAACCGTCATATGAGACAGCCCCTCCCGAATTCCCAAACTCCAGAAATTAATTTTCTGACGGACAGCACTTACAGAAAATGTAACTGTGAGGAAAAAAGCACAAATCAATAGTTTTTTCATAGACATTCCCTGGCTTTCATATTTTCAAAATTACCTATAAAACCCCAATTATACCCTGTTCAGCAGGGAAGGGTGAGAAAAGCCAATGCCTTGTTAGCCTGTTAATTACAAATTATGTCGGGCGAATATCATAGTTTAAAAATGTACGAAAATGGTTACAAAATTGTCCGAAAAGAGATTTGAGTCGACAAGAAGGACAATTGAAACCCCCTTAACGACTTAGAACATCAGAAATTAGTACAATAAAAAGCTAATTTATTTTAACCAAAATGTAACCAAACTATGAAAAAGGGCTTGTTGAAACTAAGTGCTCTGTTGATCACAGGCATGATGTATGTCATGAGTTATGCACAAACTTATGACATTCAGGGGCAGGTAACCGACAAAACAGGAAATCCTTTGCCCGGTGTAAATGTTGTGGTCAAAGGAACCTCGCAAGGGACGATAACCGACACGGAAGGTCATTTCAAAATTGCTAATGTATCACCTTCTACTGTGCTGGTTTTTTCGTTCGTAGGAATGAAAACCACAGAGGTACCTGTTGGCAATCAGACCACAATAAACATTGTCCTCGAAGAGGAATTAATGGGAATGGAAGAAGTGGTTGTCATCGGCTACGGGGTTCAGAAAAAGGTAAATTTAACGGGGTCTGTTTCCTCCGTTAATTTTGGAGACCTGGCCGACCAAAGACCAATGACCAACGTCTCATCTGCCCTTGCAGGGCTAAGTTCAGGTGTGGTTGTATTGCAAAGCAATGGGAATCCGGGAAAAGACGGAGCTACCATTTTAGTACGCGGGCTCGGAACACTGAACAACAACAACCCGCTTGTTATAATCGACGGGATGGAAGGTTCGCTCGATGCTGTCAATCCCAACGATATTGAATCCATTTCCATTTTGAAAGATGCGGCATCTGCAGCAATCTATGGTTCGAG encodes:
- a CDS encoding response regulator, which produces MKKLLICAFFLTVTFSVSAVRQKINFWSLGIREGLSHMTVYSVYQDETGTLWFGTRLGINRYDGNTIEHIPIIPAPPHLVNHVIWEISGDGKGNLFILADKTIIRYDIRKQIFSVLVDKDVDVMHYKAGQLYYIVNNHLFHFDPASGKNRSIAVFDSRFLPVRQMMYLPGTGFFLAGKNGLLHFSGEGELLHVFLEGNYVSSVFSDSKGRIWAGTRNDGVYLINSSTGTAVPVPVDLLRNDVRCFEEDESGNIWMGTFNGIIRYHPGRGETDHYVPVENIPFTLSHASIYCIVRDRQGTMWVGTYYGGVNFFNPEKDVFTFYSYGQSPSQLSYPIIGNITEDDKGNLWICTEGGGLNCLNRRTGEIKRFYSGEKPGSLAHNNLKSIVFDQKRKKLYIGTHTGGLSVLNPATLVFTTYRHIPGQPNTLPNDVIGGMALYEGKLYLATQGGLVVFDPDSEKVSRFEPPLATGENPFGMIFNCILIDSKGRMWLSQLANTLYRYDFHKNLLEKYAYTPDDTLPYSRYRITRMMEDSRGRIFMTTEGSGLIQYIEKTGTFLHFDEEKNHLLSNFCYNLAETPSGRLIITTNKGITLFDVDRNEAQHLLARKGFPLSGFLEENGLFVTSDRQIFVAGIDGMVSFSEKSIEPFVTDYTLYFSKIYINNRLVVPGSPGNILKEAIPFVQSIKLRHNQSNLIVEFASSNYIPHLQNDYEYILEGFDKEWIRANDHSVTYTNIPPGNYTLKVREVNTGNFRGNHQAQLGITIRPPWYASSLAYIAYILVLSGIVTAVLLFYRSRAILKASLAFERKEKQRIEELNQSKLRFFTNIAHEFRTPVTLILAQIELLFQHAALTPAIHNKIRKIQKHALRMKNLVNELIDFRKQEQGQFRLKVSNNNLVEFLADIFGAFHDYAVSQQIKFSFEYADPVIEVWFDPVQMQKVFYNLLSNAFKFTRKGDSITLSVVRRSSSVIVKVADTGVGIPVNDLNRIFDRFYQAENIASDPTFVMSSGIGLALTKSIVELHGGKITVESTEGQGSVFKVELRLGDEHFAPEQKYSQSYDNLQRVASFKMTSEELAGEIIPQTEPNKKPVILIAEDDEDLLVALKELFRPFYTVETAGDGEEAYEKILEYRPDIILTDIMMPRVSGRELCRRVKFNYELSHIPVVLLTAQVDSEQIASGYQLGADDYITKPFDPRSLIIRCNNLVKGRKMLREKFSRTLSDEVPFTGMSETDKELLSRMESLIENKLDASDFNINDLARELGMGRSKLYALVKEITGMTPNSFILNYKMRKAVYWLRNEPRLS